The nucleotide window gtctttttgttgaaaggagtaggttcagtaaggtTCTAAAATGTCCCCCTTTTTAAGCGTAAATTTCAAGTTAGGATTTATTGagcaatatcacaataaattaaaGCTAATAcaaataagccattttgttgaaaatttacgttTCTGTGTTTTATAATGATGTACTAATATtgattttccacaaaaaaataaatgaaaatggcaaaatttccatagattattggacaggaaacatagagggCATAAAtggacaacaaagatcttttaaaataatgtgtgTAAGGatatttcatgtctttttttaaGATTTAGTTTGTCGACGATCATTGACAAAAATAGTTCTATTTAACTTTCTTACACGTCTCCAagtcaacttaaaacatttttttgtcttGTAACATTAAACTTTATAATCAGGGCCAAATATTGCCCTTACCGTACTAACTCCTTTATAATCTACAATGTAATCTATCATTTTTACCTGTGTGATTGAGaattatatattcaaattaattttgttgtatGTAATTAACAAGAAAGCACAGCTAGTGGCCAATACAACAGGGTGAATCAATGcaagataaacaaataaaatatacagcaacaaacgacaaacatTGAATCATTCAACAAGtccctgtccctagtcaggagcctgtaattaagtgacTGGAGTTTGTTGTacattaggccaaataaaaaagtatgtgtggttccagttacatctgaaaagaagttagggtaggtaggtagggattttttttttattttatgtttttttttacatcgagTCTATGGGAGcagcattctgactttaacagtgcttaatgaaaaatgaccaaaaaaatctttagggtaggctattttgaagctgaaaaagtagggacggtagggttactggaactacacatatatttttatttggctttatatttgctttcgttcattttttgtccATAAATCAGTTTGTtaagttttctcctttgaatttttttacattggtCATTTCTGGCCAAATATCATTATCCATTCACCATTAACTATTTGGACCTCGACAAGAATGCAAAATAATTTCTATCTTGGAAATTTTCAGGTCATGGCATCCAGTAAACCTATTCCATGTGGACCTTGTATAGAAGGAAAAGTTACCACTAAAGCTGACATCTGGTGTTACAACTGTGATGAAGGATTGTGTTCAACATGTTCTGGTCATCACAAAAGATATAGATTGTCACGTGATCATACGACTGTTGATATTAAAAGTTATAACCCTTCTGTCCGAGCTATCAAAACAGAATGTGACAAACATGGTCAACAGCTCAACTTATATTGCCCGAGTCATTTAATGCCTTGCTGTGATGAATGTATTTCCAATAGTCATTCAAAGTGTATGGGAATAAAAAGTTTAGCTAGCATTGTGGAAATAACCaagattgaaaaaaagaaaaaatcagtaGAGAAAGATGTCAATTCCATCTTACATATCTTagataaaattgtaaataacaaaTCACAAAACATTAAAAGAGGAGAACAAGAACATAAAAGCATTAAGGAATTCATTGTAAAAATACGCAATGAAATAGATGAACATTTAACCCACCTAGAGAAGAAGATCTACCAAGAAGCAGATACCATCTTGAATCAGGAAAAATCAAAAGCCACAGATTTAATAGCTGAAATTGAAGGAAAACagaaaaacttaaagaaaatgCAAGACCAACTACATACAGTCATACCCCATGCCTCAAAACTCAAATCATTTCTAGTTGTACATCAGATTGAACAACAAGTACATCAATGTCAACGATACATAGATGATCTGGACAAAGACGACAGGGCAAAAGAATTTAACATCAAAATGGAGAAAAACAATGAAACtgaaaagaataataaaaaagtagGATCCTTAGGAGAATTAACTGTTGTGAAATCAGATATGGATTTGAATACAGAAACAGGTGTGAGAAGGGAAGCACAAGTAGAATCACAAGAAACAATCAAACATAAACAACATGACCATCAACATTGAGAGAAAGATAAAGATCAACATTGGAAATATCAGTGACATGATTTGTCTGATGGATGGAAGACTTATAATAGTGGGAGTGGGTGACAAAGTTACCTACTTACTCCTGATGGCAAACTACTGAAAAAGTTACCTATACCTAGTAAAGCCTGGAGTGTAACACAGATCAATCAGGACACTATTTGCCCTAACTTATCCTACTGAGATAGCCATTAAGATCTTCAATATGGAGAATGAAACAGTTACCAAAGTTATCACATTAGACAAAGATTGCTGGGGATTATCATCATCAGATGATTCTCTTGTTGTAGGTTTGAGTGATGATGAAATCCGTATTATAGACTTAGATGGAAATACACTAAAGTCAATACAAGTTAAGTGTAAATCAGACCTGAAGTACCTTGTTTATTGTAATGACAGAGTAATCTATAGTGACTATTTTGGTGAAGCAGTATACTGTGTGGATCAATCAGGTCAACAGATCTGGCAATATAAACAGGATTTATCAGGACCAAGGGGACTTTGTACAGATACTAATGGTAACATTATAGTAGCAGATTACAACTCTCATAGAATAATAGTTATATCAAAAGATGGAAAGGAGAGTAAAGTACTGCTTAGTGATGGACTGGAGTGTCCTAGATGTATTTGTTTGAAAC belongs to Mytilus edulis unplaced genomic scaffold, xbMytEdul2.2 SCAFFOLD_672, whole genome shotgun sequence and includes:
- the LOC139505704 gene encoding E3 ubiquitin-protein ligase TRIM71-like, which produces MASSKPIPCGPCIEGKVTTKADIWCYNCDEGLCSTCSGHHKRYRLSRDHTTVDIKSYNPSVRAIKTECDKHGQQLNLYCPSHLMPCCDECISNSHSKCMGIKSLASIVEITKIEKKKKSVEKDVNSILHILDKIVNNKSQNIKRGEQEHKSIKEFIVKIRNEIDEHLTHLEKKIYQEADTILNQEKSKATDLIAEIEGKQKNLKKMQDQLHTVIPHASKLKSFLVVHQIEQQVHQCQRYIDDLDKDDRAKEFNIKMEKNNETEKNNKKVGSLGELTVVKSDMDLNTETGVRREAQWESIRTLFALTYPTEIAIKIFNMENETVTKVITLDKDCWGLSSSDDSLVVGLSDDEIRIIDLDGNTLKSIQVKCKSDLKYLVYCNDRVIYSDYFGEAVYCVDQSGQQIWQYKQDLSGPRGLCTDTNGNIIVADYNSHRIIVISKDGKESKVLLSDGLECPRCICLKHCESSGFICDVVGKNLTKFNFSSK